ATATCACCTTTGATGCATTCATCACACTGGAAGTGGATGGACAAGTGAAATGAATTGTGGGACACAGTACTTCACACAGGGTCATGGGTTAAATGGGTTCATGGGTTAACAGATGAACTGatcaaatttataattttaatgcaatttaggtcactttagataaaagcatctgccaaatgcatggGTTTGTTTTTAATCTGTCCTCTGACTGACAGTGACGTACCTCTTCATTATTTTTGGAAGTGAAATCCAGTTTCTCCTTTTCCAGCTGGTTAATTTTCCACCTCAGCTCAGCTGTGAAAGTAAAATCATCACTTGTCTGTCTCTCACCATCCCGTCTGTCTCTCTGCAGCTGATCGATCACATCTCTGAGCCTGTAAACACAACAGCGTGAGGTCACATACATGCATCTtaatatgttagaaacatgcaaaaGTGTCTCAGAGGAACCTGTTGATCTCTTCCTGTGAGTTTTGTGCAGTCTGGGCCACGGCTCGTGGGTGAGACGCCCGCAGGGTTGAAACTGGGTCTTTATGTTTGACCCGTTTGCCATGGCGTGGACGGGCAGATTCGATGGGCATGTGGTCGATGTTACGTTACGGTTCTGAGATCtgcaaaacaaatgaacaaatatagTGGTAACacttaaagcatttatttataatgtattagaAGATATTCATAATACAATGTTATGAAAGTAACCAAAGTTAAGATGCATCATAGCTTTTCTATATTCCTTGTTACATCTTAAATCGCTTGTTGAAATACTTTCTAAAGGTGTAACAATGAATATATACGTTTTATGAAGTATTACATTATTCATGGGctcatataatatattatacactgtgtgcagaattattaggtgtgttgatattctggtcatattgtttttccaaacacattttaccaattccaaaccacatcagtctaaataactactgttaattttgtatttaatcatttatatgtgatatataattgtccgtgaaggctggaagtgaaaaactccttatattcaggtgtgcagaattattagacatgttttcgtttacagctaaaatgagccaaaaaagagatttaacccagactgaaaagtccaaattattaaatgtccatgagaagaatgcaatactaatgcattacaagaatttgcaaagttaaggcttgaccactggacagcgaaatgcttgttgagtctgcatggtcagaaaaaacaggtggagaagaaaagatgcatgttaactgcaaaagaagtaggaattaaggtgaagaattaggtgtgacaccatcaggaaccgtttagtctccagcgccaccattttccagaactgcaacctacctggagtcttcagaagtacaacgtgtcaggttctcagagactttgcttggtaaaaaatcctaaaaaatgcccctgacttaataagaataacaagctgacgtgttgaaCATGAAGacatatgatatatttttttttagtccatctctgcaagtcagacttttcaggataggagactaaacatgaactcccaaaacttactgccagattttggaagataaattcttgaatcagaggtacaagagaacgtgatgcttgtccttcaagagtcactctcaacttatctgtctataaagcctattaAAGCCTattgtcttcatgtatttcacaacacgtcagcttgtcattcttattaagtcaggggcattttttaggattttttaccaagcaaagtctctgagaacctgacacattgtacttctgaagactccaggtaggttgcagttctggaaaatggtggcgctggagactaaacggttcccgatggtgtcacacctaattcttcaccttaatagagtcagactcaacaagcatttcgctgtccagtggtcaagccttaactttgcaaattcttgtaatgcattagtattgcattcttctcatgggcatttaataatttggacttttcagtctgggttaaatctcttttttggctcattttatctgtaaaagaaaacatgcctaataattatgcacacctgaatataaggagtttttcacttccagccttcacggacaattatgtatcacatataaatgatgaaatacaaaattaacagtagttattaagactgatgtggtttggaattggtaagatgtgtttagaaaaaaaatatgaccagaatatcaacatgcctaataattctgcacacagtgtaatgTGCACTAATTAATGCATTATCTATAAAGGCTTAAAGTAAAGAGTtaccaaaatacaaaatacacgAATGTTTCAGATAGATTTACGATGAACTCtgacagagaaaataaaaaacaaagcaatatAATTACATAAGACACACAAAAACGGTTTAAAGCCGTATTTAAACCTAGCTGCGTTTGACAAAAACTacgttttatataaatttaacgTTTACATATACgtagtttattaaaatacaaaaaaaagacattcagtAAAACTCTCTCTGAAAACTCGAATCGAACTAAATGAAATTCacgttgtttgtttgtttgtttctaaaGGCGATAAACggttaattcaaaataacatgAGCAAAACTAAACACCAACTTACTATTTAAAGGCCTGTGATGCTCGTACATCCGTGTTTGACGAAATATTGACGTGAAATGACACGAAAATGTTAAAATCCGTGTTGTTGTAAAACTCCTTCAGCGTCTGTTTGAATCTGACGCCATATTTCCTCCGCCCTCACCATGACAACAACCACAAGCGAAAAACACCGCGAAATTCTCCTAAACGCACGTATCGCTGTTTGCTTTTAATTTACGCGTAtgtgttttgtatattttgttagcTGACAAAATAAAgggttaaaatatttcaaacgtCTTTATTTTGCCGCTTCCTTCCGCCgaattttaactatttaacgGCCAATGTTAACAAACAGTGACGCAATTTTGCTTTTAAACTTGCGAATATAATTTTAACTTCGCGGATAATTACATACAAGCCAAAATACGTAATAACCAAGCTTAATATTGGGCAGAAATCCTGTTgttaattacatttgaaataattgtaaaaacacCAACCCCCCTTTCTACGTAGTGGTACGTTCCTTAGTCGCAGTGAGCGGGAGGCGGACCGAACTATACCACCGGCGCTGAGGGGAGATACACATTCTCATGCAGGTCTCCACGTCCTTTCATTCATTGCGTGCTAATATTTTTAACTTATGTGTTTTCCGTATTGTTTTTCCAAATTTGAGTGTTTATAGAGTGGTTTCTGAGTGAGTAGGTATGCAGAAGGGAGTGAAGGTGAGTTGATAACCAAACACTATATGCTTGTGTTAGCTTGAGCTAGCTAAACACGGCTAACGTTTTATTTACTTCAGTGTCGATAGCACTGAAATGATGTTAAAGTCATATTATTGTTTAACAGAGGCATGTTTATGGCCATAAggctaatattatgatttgaaTCGGAAGGAATTGTTGGTCaggtgttttgtttattgtttgtgtgttttggtgaCACATGAtgagtgttgtttttatttattaaccctTTATTATTTTCTCAGATGAAGATGGCATCTGACCAGACCACAGAAGATTTTATTCCAGGGGACATAGTGTTTGCTAAGATGAAGGGCTATCCTTTCTGGCCTGCCAGGGTGAGTTTATATACAGCAAATATAAGGCATATTCATCATATGCAGTCTTATATGTAAGTGAGTTTGATTAAAATCTGACTTTTGATATGGTGTTTCATATGTCACTCAGATTGGTGAAGGAAAAGCCCCCAAAAATAAGATCCCCATCTTCTTTTATGGAACACACTCAACGTGAGTGAACtcgaaacacacacacactcattctcACACTCATGAGTCAAAACAAAGCACATTAAATCAAAGAaatgttatgtatatattaataaaacaaaataaaaacaacaaaaaacctctttagtacttaaaataaatatgtcgtgttttattttagaaaagcATGAAATGATGGAATATATTCAGTACTTTGATAATGCATTTaccaaatacataaatgtaaaatgcatacTGTGTTATTTACTATTAGGAAGCGCAGTAGTACTAGTAGTAACTAGTAGTCCTTCTGTCGTCTTCCAGAACGTTCCTCTTTCTCAAAGACATCGTCCCCTACTGGCCAAACAAAGAGAAGTATGGCCGGTCAACCAAACGGGGCGGGTTCGAGGAGGGCATGTGGGAGATCGAGAATGACCCAGGTGTGGGCCTCAGAGGTCAAAAGGTCAGTGTATATAATTAGTGTTTTTAgaggtgtaacggtacacaaaAATCACGGTTTGGTACGTTTTCATTAcagaaaagggaaaaaatagctttgtttatttttaatcctttgcagtgaatgggtgccgtcagaatgagagtccaaacagttgattaaaaacatcacagtaatccacatgtaatccacatcactccagtccatcagttcacatcttgagaagacaaaagctgaaacaaatccataatcAAGAcgttttaactaaaatatgaggCCATAATAATAaagcttcctccagtgaaaaagtggtctggcttgaatcaggagagaaatctgcacagatcaagcaccgtttacaagccaaaacagctctaaacaaatatgtggctggattttgatgtgagagacaacaggaaatggactttttcactggaggaagtgttattatggattatggacttatcttttgtcttctcaagatgttaactgatggactggagtggtgtggattacttgtggattattgtgatgtttttatcagctgtttggactctcattctgatggcacccattcacattcaCTGGTGAGGAAGTGatacacatttctccaaatgtgttgaaaaaacaaactcctCTTCATCTTGTAACACTAATAATCTGAAAAGATGACATTTAATAGCAAAGAAATGTCATTCCATTGCTTGCTCGCCAAtgaatgtgaatgggtgccgtcagaatgagcgtctaaacagctgatgaaaacatcacaagttAGTCAGCTAACATTactgagaagacaaaagatgaaataaaaccatcatttagatattttcatctaaaatacaaggccataatccataataacacttcctccagtgaaaaagtggtctggtctgaatcaggagagaaatctgcacagatcaagcaccgtttacaagccagaacagctctaaacaaatatgtggctggaatTTATTGCGAgagacaacaggggatggactttttcactggatgaAGTGttgttatggattatggacttgtgTTTTAGCTGGACACAAAGGTGGATTTGATTCTTACGAACACTTAGCTTTTCAGTTTATTAATTCGGTACACATGCATGCCAGTACCAAATTTTTCAGTATGAATACATGTACCGTTACCTCTCTAAGTGTTACAGTTtgtgttgtttgctgttttaaatccactggaacatgatttttttgtttatgacaGAAAGCAGCACTGGTGAAACGGCTGTCGGAAAACCGTCCGAAACTGAAAGacaggaagaagaagaaagcaGAAAATCAGAGCGAAGCCAAGAACCAGACGGGATCCCGTAAGGATTCGGTGCCTAAGAGCGATTCGAATGCAGAGACGCCACGTAAGAGGGAAACTCCAGTGAAAACCAgcaaaacaaagtcaaaatctGTCACGCAGAGCGAAGCCAAGAATCAGACCAGATCCTCTAAAGATTCAGCACAGAAGAGCGATTCGAACGCAGTGACGCCACCTAAGAGAGAAACTCCGACAGACGCTAAAACAGCTGTAACGAGGTCAACACGCTCAAGAGATTCAACAGCAAAGGCCGTCACGCCAGATGAGAGACGGACAGATAAAGTCGCACCTGCAAGGAAAGTGACATCATTGAAGACGGTACCAGCAGCAAGGAGGATTTTGCCATCCAGGAAGATCATTTTAGCAAGACGAGCGGCTGCAGCAAAGACGCTTTCTACTCGCAGGAAACACGTACTGAACAGAAAAATCATTTCAACTGCCAAGAAACGGATAGATGCCTATAATCACAAAAAGGTTTGTGTGATGCGCGAAAATTAACTTTTGACCTGGTTTATGTCAGAATATGAGTTGTTGAAGTTGATTTTTTTGTGCTGTAATCTTCCAGCCCTTGAGGGTCACACGCTCCACTGCAGATCTGACCCAGTCTACACAAGAAATTGCCACGTCGGTGAAGACGCCAACGCGTAAACGGAAATGCTCGCAAACTGATTCTGATGTGAAGGAAGACGCTCGTGTTCCTCTTCCTGTGACGAACAGCTCCGCCCCCTCCAGCGCTGCAGGTGAGCTGAAGTCTTATAATTGAGCGTTGATATGAAATCTGTTTGAAGACATTACTTGAATTATTTTATGAGTTATTTTAAAGCTGCAATACAGTAGATGTGGGTAAAATTTagctaaattatattattatactgaTATATCCAAAAAAACGTTTGGGACTCTTAATTTTTCtcgattccattttaatggttaaattaagtttcagtaatcaaaaagcaagtttgattaatttaaataatgcagtTGATAGAATTTAACAACAGTTtatcaaaatgtaacaaaaatgacatttttagaaCGTTATGAAATCAGTGTTAATTTGTTTCCCAAAAttcttttttcacagaatttctcctaaattctgtatttttcatttgaattgaTTTGATACTCATTTTTAGCCATGCaatttggtttaaaaacaatattgaatattgaattttactgttaaaatgtagaagaaaaattgtgatattctctaaaaaaaaaaaaaaaaaaaaaaaaaactcaaatgtttttttaagttttaataattttatttttttaaactttaatattcaaaaggcatatttaatcaaatttcatttaattttttgctgtggtttatatttttttaagttctgttttaatgttggaattacattttaatcatcaaaaagcatgtataatcaaattcagttatattttttcccaaatttattttattttatttattttttgtgttgtgttttaatttttattactacttTGAGAAGTACgtattgaaaaatgtatttctcccataatttcttcagattgaactgaatttttatttttcacttctTACTAATCAAATCAAGTCCCATGTCCTGCTCCTCTGCAGATCTGACCCAGACCACAGAAGAAATCACTGCGACGTCGGTAAAGACGCCCACTCTGAAAGGGAAACGCTCGCAAACTGATTCTGATGTGAAGGAAGGCACTCGTGTTCCTCTTCCTGTGACGAACAGCTCCGCCCCCTCCAGCGCTGCAGGTGAGCTGAAGTcttataataatactataagCATTGACATGAAATCTGTTTGAAAGACAGTTATTTTATGAGCTGAAATACAGTAGATGTGgggtaaatattaaataaattatgttattatactaatatagaaaaaaataaaaaaattttgggATTTAACAACAATTCATCAAaggacaaaaatgacatttttagaagcctatgaaatcagtgttattttgtttcccaaaactgtttttttttctctcccaaattctgtatttttccatttgaatttatttgctattccttttttaataatgcagttttgtttaaaaacagtaatcaaTTGTCTAGTCATTTGAATTCATTGCTtgaattttactgttaaaatgtagaagaaaaaatgtgatattcttaaaaaaaaaacaaaaaaaacttttattttgctggTTTGCAGTGTTAACGTTAATGTAACACTGAAAGGGACAAATAATATTGAGCAATAATGTCATATTCACTTCTTACCAATCAAATTGAGTCCTGTTTGCTCTATGTCCTGCTCCACTGCAGATCTGACCCAGACCACAGAAGAAATCACTGCCGTGCCGGTGAAGACGCCTGCTCGGAAAAGAAAACGCTCTCAAACTGATTCTGATGTGAAGGAGGACGCTTGTGTTCCTCTTCCTGTGACGAACAGCTCCGCCCCCTCCAGCGCTGCAGGTGAACTGAAGTCTTATAATTGAGCGTTGCCATGAAATCTGTTTGAAAGACATTGCTTGAGTTATTTTATGACCTGGAGTACAGTATATGTggataattatattattaaattatattactgtactaatatataaaaaaatacatttaggcAATTTTACCCAAATTCCCAAGTTTTTTTCCCTCTATTTTAATTCTTCTGGATTctggatttctttttttctgttttcatttctctggattccattttaatggttaaattaaatttcagtaatcaaaaagcatgtttgattatttgaaataatgaaGTTGATACagtttaacaatttattaaaatttaacaaaaatgacatttgaaacACTGTGAAACTGTGTTATTTTGTTTccccaaattatttttttatttctcccaaattccatattttccatttgaatttatttaatattccttttttaaaatgcaattttgtttaaaaacaatcagTTGTCTAATCATTTGAATTCATTGTTtgaattttactgttaaaatgtaaaatacaaaattgtggtattgtttttgttttttaagttttaatattattttttaaacattattcagAAGGCATATTTAATCAAATTCTAGTCTTTgcttctgttttatatttttttgaagttcTGTTTTAAAggcttaattacatttttaatcatcaaaAAACGTGTCTAATCAAATTCAgttatatttttcccaaaatctatgttttccatttaattactttttttttttttttttttttttttttttggtgttatgatttaatttgtattactgCTTTGAGAAGTACGTTTTACAATACCATTTCTTCAGATTAAAcctcacttttattttgtaatgataTCATATTCACTATACCAATCAAATCAAGTCCTGCTTGCTCTATATCCTGCAGATCTGACCCAGACCTCAGAAGAAATCACTGCGACGTCGGTGAAGGCACCCACTCGGAAACGGAAATGCTCGCAAACTGAATCTGATGTGAAGAAAGATGCTCATGGTCCTCTTCCTGTGACGGACAGCTCCGCCCCCTCCAGCGCTGCAGGTCTTATAATAATTCTTATAATTGAGCGTTGACAAAATTGGTTTGAAAGACtcgttttattttatgaattattttgaaGCTGCAAAACAGTAGATGTGGGTAAAAATCCAATTATATTACTATACTaacatatacaaaaaaataaaattttaattgtctcagttcagttcattgtttgaatattacttttaaaatgtagaagAGAAATCAAATTGCTCAATTTACAGATTCAAAGAGG
Above is a window of Labeo rohita strain BAU-BD-2019 chromosome 23, IGBB_LRoh.1.0, whole genome shotgun sequence DNA encoding:
- the psip1b gene encoding hepatoma-derived growth factor-related protein 2 isoform X6, producing MQKGVKMKMASDQTTEDFIPGDIVFAKMKGYPFWPARIGEGKAPKNKIPIFFYGTHSTTFLFLKDIVPYWPNKEKYGRSTKRGGFEEGMWEIENDPGVGLRGQKKAALVKRLSENRPKLKDRKKKKAENQSEAKNQTGSRKDSVPKSDSNAETPRKRETPVKTSKTKSKSVTQSEAKNQTRSSKDSAQKSDSNAVTPPKRETPTDAKTAVTRSTRSRDSTAKAVTPDERRTDKVAPARKVTSLKTVPAARRILPSRKIILARRAAAAKTLSTRRKHVLNRKIISTAKKRIDAYNHKKPLRVTRSTADLTQSTQEIATSVKTPTRKRKCSQTDSDVKEDARVPLPVTNSSAPSSAADLTQTSEEITATSVKAPTRKRKCSQTESDVKKDAHGPLPVTDSSAPSSAADSKRKRLTEEKTSAPEKPEKSEVNKINTQDKEEQKETQNKPKQTNSDIPIIPEKQDESKEEKKAVVEEKSKIPAEKRQSVLKSLQGLVTSTRGKTQTGTEQTAQLEEPQKQPEKSSGAQGENRTLVKTTAEEEKKDPEQNGKHESRSTEQQNNSSSKEEEHKAHSLSVTDSLLYRLHGDIRISMTLENPDVSKCLLALDELSNVPVSSRNIQNHSELIDTLRKMRWFRGSEAIMFKASMLYHRFKNIYLIGDADETLSQEYIDSLQEERETDAGSAVSPTSICEETQDTKQAPQTTEPVPHSADRS